The Zea mays cultivar B73 chromosome 7, Zm-B73-REFERENCE-NAM-5.0, whole genome shotgun sequence DNA segment ACCAGCCAATGGAACTATTCGTGTAGCTAATGCTGTCTACTGCAACTATCATACTAAACTACTAAAACTACTAATGTGATGTTCCAGATATGGTAGTATTAAAATATTTTTCAATGCTTCTGTTCTCGAAACATCCTACGCCAACTTGCTTTGGATTAAAAGGCTTTGCTTTTGTGTGTATTCTCAAAATATCTTTCCAATGCTCTTTGATGTTCTCGAATCCAAACTTATGTGCATATAGTGTTACAATTGATGTCAATCATGACTTGACATTTCACATGTTAATATTGAAAGTTTCACAAGTTATTTCTCTTCTGGTGAAATCTATTCAAATTGATTACTTTTTAGTTTGGATTGGACAATTTAGTTTAACAACTCCGACTGTGTGTTATGCTGGTATTCTCCCAGGTAACATTCAAAACGAGGATTTACCACTGCAATATTGATTCCACTGGTAAAGTGCATTTGGACATTCTGAAGGATGGCTGGAGTCCAGCTTTCACTATTTCTAAGGTGTTATTGGCCATCAAAGACATCATCAGCAATCCAGATCCATGTACTTACCATTATCTGTACTACTTTCTGTAAACAGTCATGGATTCCGGTGCAGATTAAACGTGCTGTCTACATATTTTCTATTTTACTTCAGCAATTGAAAGCCTTGTGTTTTGCTATTAGATTGGCAGGCTAAAGTTATGATCTTTGTTTGTGCAGACTCCCCGCTTATGATGAGCATTTCACGTCAGTATCTGACTGATAGAGCTAAACACGATGAAATAGCAGCTGAGTGGACAATGAGATTTGCAAGATAGGGGATCTATTTGTATCTAAGCATGGTTGACATTGTAAAAAAACAACTCTTAATGTGGCCTGAGATGGTGAATGTTGGCAACGGAGCCATGTTTGGTTTGGTGTGACGTGACATAAATGTGTACTTTATGCTTGAGTATTATTTAACTGCTCCTTTTAGGTGAAGAATAATCTTTTAGATTTTGTACTTATGCCAAGTTGTACAAGCATCTATTCAGAACCTGCTATCTGAGTTTATTTCTTGAAATGATTTCTATTGAAACTGGCATCAGGTCCTGGTTGATGATGTCAGTTTCATATACTGAAAGGAAATAACATAAATCAGGGAATGTTTAGAAACCAACAACCTTTAGCGTTACAGCTATAGAAATGTTCGATTAGTTTTCTACAGTCAAAGTATGTAAAGCATGACATTCATATCTTTCGCTTGAAACCAAATCCTGCGGGTTATCATTCGGGTGTTGTTGTTGGACAAGGCTTCAGTTACACAGGTAAATTTCCTTGGTTCCAGAACTTTGTCCCTAGTTCTTGGGCGTTCCTTGGACAGAATAGATGTCATACTACCATCCAGCAAAGCACAAAGATACCAGATGTTTATGGCAGAATATTTGTCACTTGCCTACTGCTGCTAACTTGGATCTCACTTCATGTAGGGGTGATAGAGCTGCCACGACAGGCACTCTGATCTTACAAATGACCAAACTGGACTTCACCTCTGAAGTTGACGGCTCACTAGTTCACTGATTCCCAGTACGGACTGCTGAGTTGATCACATCTGGGGACCTTATAACTCCACCCAGAGAAGATGCAAAATCCACACCTTACTTCTGGTGCACTGGTGGTCTTCTCAGACCATAGACAATGGCCACCGAACTAGATGTGAGCAAGTCTCGCCGCTTCGACATTGCCATGTCGAGGCGAACCCGGCGATCGACAAGCCTGGTAGCCTGCTTTCAAGATCAGTATACACCATCCCTGGCACAGCATCGCCACCAAGAGCTGAAGGCGTTTCTGCAATGCCAGGATGAAGAGCTGAAGGCACTCCAGCGATGCGAGGATGCAGAGCACAAGACACTGTGTTTGAATGAAGACGAGGAGCTGAAGATTCCACAAGTACCAATGCAGTATGAAGATGACAAGCAAGAGACGCCAGAGCAATATGAAGATGGGCAGGAGAAGGAGTCGCAGCAATATCCAGACCAAGAGCAGGAGATACCAGATTCATGTCAAGACGATGAGAAGACACCGAACCAGTATCTAGACGAAGGGAAGATGCTAGAGCAGTATCAAGATGAAGATGATGAGCTGCCATCACAATACCAAGACCATGAGCTGGTGACACAGAAGCTACCTGAGGAAGATGAGGGGACTGCATCAGAGCGATTCCAAGACGAGGAGAGGAAGGAACTTCATCAGCACCAAGAGGCAGATGAGCAGACGTCACAGTCTGAGGACGAGGAGGAGCCCAAGTCTCAGCAGGAACGCCATGACGTCGAGCAGAAGGCACCGAAGCAATTCCAAGTCTTGAAGAAGGTAGCCGCGCCACCACGTCCTGTGGAGAACGTGCCCCGGTTCTCCCTCCAGGAGCTTATACGGCAGAAGCAGCAGCTTCCAACCGGCGAGGCGATGGCTACCAGCAAGGTAGGCGGCCGTGGGGAGAGTGTCCTCGCTGACCATATGGTTTCAGGAGCAGGTGCAGCAGCCGCAGAGGGCACGGCACTGGCGATGGTGATAAAGCGACCCGAGGGAGGGAAGAAGCCCATGGGCATGATACGCCGGTGCGTCAAGGCCCTGAACCAGATGATCAAGGCCAAGCACGGGTCCAAGAAGAACCTGCATTTCTAGTGTTCAACAGAGTTTCTTAGTAGATTGCACATCTCTGAATAATGCACGCGCAGTTGGGGAGAACCACAATTTTGGGCATGGTGCAGGGTGTGAAAGATCTGGCGAGAAACTTTTTACGCTCTGGTCTATACTGTCTTCCTATAGCAATAAACTGTGGAACTTTTAATAGCTGAAGATCACAAATCTGCTACTCCTATGCGAGAAGATGGTCTACTCAGTGATGCTCTACGCGATTTGCTGAACGATGCAATGGGTGACGAGTCCAAGAGCCAAGACCAGGCTCTTGTGTTGTTGAATTCCCCTGCAATAGCTTCTTTGCTTTTAGAAGTATATGATCGCGATTAGAAACAGCCGACACCTACCCCCCAGGCCTGCAGCGGTATTGGTGCAGACTCCTTTTCTGCCTTTCTGTGCCGCGTCCCGTCTGGGTTTGGTGTGTGATACTACTAAGTGCTGAGAACATAAGTTGGTGCAAAAAAAAAGGTGAAAGAGCTGAAGCCTGTGAAGCGTCTTGAGTTATCGGTTGAGGATGCAGCGCATGGTACGCCATCATACATCTCTTCTTCGTTTATGATCACTTTCGTTTTAAAGATCTGAACGCGTGTGTTGTTGGCGTTGGCACCTGGGACTGGAAGCCAGTTTATGATCTAAACATTTGCTACTGTATTCTTGTGGAACTGAAAATTGAACGAGTAGTTTTTATTCACCTTTTTTTAGGAAACATTCGGTAGTGGCTCTACCGTTTCATTATAGTAGAATAGAAGACTGTTCAGATAAAAAAAGAGATAGGGGGAGGGGTATTATAGTTGATTGGATACAAAGAATATGGATTACAGAGTTGTTGTGGAAGCCAACCGAAATGAGCAGTTCTCCTCTTGGATTTGTGAGGTCAGCACGTGAAAGACTTGTTCTTTGTATTGAAAAACCCTACGACATCGCTTTTTACAAATATTCCATATAGTGTAGATCATCACTTGCAGTTGATGTGCGTCCCGCGCCGACCGGACCTATGTCTGCCACCAATGCGATATTCCATGTGAGACTTGTGATGGCAGATTAAGATGGAAACAGATTGCAATTAGTTGCCAGCAATAGAGGGCGTAACTGCAAGATGCCATCAAGTGTATATGAGATTCAGGATCATTCTGGCAAAGGGTGCAGGTAAGAACGGCGTGTCCCCAATGCCTGACAATTCTATTCGCAGTAAGTAGTCGACTCTGTAGGAGAAGCTAGAGAAAAATCTTGCATTTACTTGTCACCTTTGCCTTCCAAATCTGCATCCAATTGTGCTTGTTCATGGTACCAAAGAATTGGACTTGATACGCTGAACTAGCCGTGTAGCAATTGGTGTTCCCAAAATTCAATGTGACGGTGTCCTGTTGGTCAGTTAACTGAACAGACCTTACAGCAAGCCAAAGGTGAAGGAACTGACGAGCCTAGTCATTAGTAGTAAGATGTTGCAGACCCACCATCCACCTGTTCCTTGCAAGGGCATTTTTTACTGAGTG contains these protein-coding regions:
- the LOC103633337 gene encoding uncharacterized protein; amino-acid sequence: MATELDVSKSRRFDIAMSRRTRRSTSLVACFQDQYTPSLAQHRHQELKAFLQCQDEELKALQRCEDAEHKTLCLNEDEELKIPQVPMQYEDDKQETPEQYEDGQEKESQQYPDQEQEIPDSCQDDEKTPNQYLDEGKMLEQYQDEDDELPSQYQDHELVTQKLPEEDEGTASERFQDEERKELHQHQEADEQTSQSEDEEEPKSQQERHDVEQKAPKQFQVLKKVAAPPRPVENVPRFSLQELIRQKQQLPTGEAMATSKVGGRGESVLADHMVSGAGAAAAEGTALAMVIKRPEGGKKPMGMIRRCVKALNQMIKAKHGSKKNLHF